The Porites lutea chromosome 9, jaPorLute2.1, whole genome shotgun sequence sequence agTACATCAGCGAGAGCTTTGCTTTTGACCTTGGCTAAAGctgtttattaaaaactgaatcattgtataatgcaattctagagctctgatttgCTTAGcaatcatggtatatgagccaatgagccattataccatgctctcccaaatatggtaactgtgcGCCTCtgttcaaaattaaaagcaagctgaaaatcggttgttttttcAAATagagtcgggaagaattctcgatattttttaggcgtttttaataaaaaaaaattattccactctcgcttgttggatatgagatgattatagccaactcggcgcttcACGCCTTGTTGGCCAGCTACCATCACATATCCAACGCGCAGTCGTGGAATCATTGTTAAATACATTATACTAAAAATTGTGCTACTTTTAAACCAATGAGATTACAAGTTGACTTTGTCTAAAGCAGGCCAATCCCATCGAACGGTTTTTGTTCTggagtaaaataaattttaaattaaacatCAAAGCATGGACTGAGGCAAAAATTCGGCGCTGCAATCTACTAGACATTCGATGGAACTTCTGCGTAAAAGTCtttgaaaccaaaaaaatggctttatttgGGTCAGCAACATTGGATATGATCTTGTTTTGCATCTTAATGAATTCTTTGTTACCAGCATTTAGCGAAGAATATCTTGATGGCACGAAAAGTTTAAAGCGACATTCAGGAAATGGTTTGGCTTTTGCTAACTTTGCTGTTCACAAATTTCACCACTTAAACATCACCCCCTTGGTCTCTGCTTCCGTGAAAAATGTTAAAGACTGCGGTAGACTTTGTGTCGATCATTTATCGTGTTTTTCCGTCAATTTTGCGGCGTTCTTTCACGAAGAAGGACTAATTTTATGTGAGCTTCTACCAAGCGATAAATACAACAACTCAGACAAGTTTCTTGACAGCGTTGTGTTCCATCATTTAAGCATAAAGGTGAGCTTAAAAcgtacaaaaatataaaaacaaaagacaaaaaacaacaactcatgACAAAGTTACGTAAATTTTATTCATTACAGATTCCGTATCAATTTAATATCCGCTGTCAGGTTCAGtatcttttttcattattttgaaaagttgacaaaaaaaatgcgAGTTATATATAGATTATCCTTTCAATATAACTCAAAATGATTGTATATTATAAGCTTGGAATACTTTCACGggtttataaacaaacaatccaacgacctgctcccagttggcttatTAGCTCAATTGGTAAGAGCGCTGCACCCGTATCACAGAGGTCAAGAGTTCGAATCCCAGTACAAGCCTGaacttttttcaggctttcttttcgcaactgcaaaagttgcgtctataactgcgatgatcctctttcatataattgatttttttaattattataaataactTTGGAGCTAGTTATTATTCAATGTATTTTGGATTACGCAATCCAGCATATTCAAATTACTCTTTCTTAATAGTCAGTGAATGGTCACGCTCTCCGTAAAGGAATCTGATTCAAGCAGATTTAAGGGTAAATATGCCtggaaaaatctttttgctatGTGTTACACATTTAGTTTGGTTTGATATTCAGAGCTGAGATATCCATGTTCTGGTAAATCAAAAGGAGGGGCCAATTTCCTTTTGAAATTAAAACTTTTGCCGCTTTTTGTAGAAGCTAATTAGGTGGTGTCCcagttagaaatttttctcaTTATCAAAACATGACTGCTTCCAACTGACAAAGTCAATTTACTGCTTAGTTTCCAGTTAAATAATTCTATTCATGCCCGTGAgatgttattaataattcaAAACTGCTTTTACAATCGGGagtatacacctaattgcaataaggttgtcatagaaaaaagcaaaaagaaaaaagcaaaaagcaaaaagttaaataggaattaattagcctGTAATTATTatagcttgcaacattcacaacacacGCTTACAGCTGAATATTAATCACGTAATATgagagaaatcatttgcatcagtttcttaCTGTCATTCTCATGCAATTCAAGGCTGAATCATCTAGCGAATTTCAAACTTGCTCGAATTACAAAGCACATCGGATAACTACCAAAGAAATAAtggcttcattttttttcaataaatatagcctGGAGTAAATTCCAGGAACTCAACGCGTGTTTTAGATTAGTGCTAAATAGAAAAGCCAGTCTGCGTATGGTTTGCAGTGCACAATACCATCtgatcacaattttcaagcaacaaatcaGGGGCGTAGGCAGGACTTTTCATTGTGGAGAGGGTGAGGGGGTCCTCCGCCAGTTCCTCACCTGAGCCACAAACCAAGCTTCGTTTGTCAGGACATAATAGATTGGCAACTGAACGTGCGACAAGTGAGACATAACATTGCTCGCGTCAATTTACCTTTTTATTTCTCGAATTGTGCGACTTCTTTTGATGGAGAATGTTGGCTCTAAAATGACTATGGCGCCTGTCTATCTTACAGCGCGGAATTACAGAATCATCTCTTGCTATTGTGAATGaattcttaaataattgttaaatactgaattaaaatacacaaatgtaaatcacatggctaatttattcctatttggcttttttgctttttgttttttttctatgacaacattattgcaattaggtgtatgttttcttcattttgggAAAGCACATCTGTTAGGTCAAATTTAGTTCTCAGGTGCCGGTTTTTCAGAGGGTAAATAACACTATCCACAAGAGATAAATAACTATCCAAGGGGagagtattaggaaaaccaatcaTGCTATCCAGTGGTTTTTCCGATGGATAGCGATGGCCCTTGGTCTTATAATTAACATTCAAGAGGCAGAATAAATCCTTTTGGTTTTCTCTATATAAATTGTTATCCGTTGCGAAAAACTGTAAGAAGAGATGGCGGCCGAGCCATTGATAACAGATCTCATCCCGAATTAGACAATTTGAAGACGTGAGAACCTGCCAAAAGgccttttctttaatttttgccCAAGcgattcttttttcttgattctttttttctctttaaccACGGTTATGGTGATCCAGCAAATTTCTATCTTTGAAAAGATGTGTGGTGGAAACTCTCGAGGAAAAAAGTAAGGacattcaaaaaataataaaagacttattggtatttatttacaatttactgtaAAACAGACTCCTTGTTCCAGTGACCCTTGCATGAACAGTGGGACTTGTGTTGCAAAGTACGAAGATGATGAATATCACTGCGCATGTGCTGAGGGATTCCTCGGAAAATATTGTGAAGAAAAAGGTATTTTAACTTCTGTTTCTAAATGTTGCTTGTAAGTCTGGCCTCAGACTTTCTTGTAAGCATCGAAAATCACAATAGCGAAGGAAAGGAGAGGAAAATAGATAAAggaaggaggagaagagaaaaggCAATAGGCCATTACCTTGAAAAATTCCCGTGAAGGTACTCAACAACGTTGTCACTTGttttccatccgccaaactgacattttcctctcagtggctctcacaagacatttcacttttcttgcaTGATGGAATTGTATCCAGTTGGGGAGTTGAATTTCGGTTACGTGTGGACCAGCGGGCCAGACTGCCTCTCTACCTTTATATCTTACTCACAAATACTTTACAAGTGTGAAATTATGCAATCAGGCTGTAAGGTTGTGAAAGTCCCTACACTGACCACAATTAAAAGTAAAGCGAGGGCGGGATGAAGGAGAAGTAAGATAGATATTCAAGTCATTGGAGTATGAAACCTTATAGGGACCTTGAGATACAACGGCGGCGAGtcagcgacggcaacgagaacatcaaaacagcaatagggttaattagcaaaacaaccaCGTTGCACGTGTAGCACACTTTTTGTGTACATTTCTCTATCCTGCCGTCACCTGCACGACCTAAGACGTGAAAGTTTCATGGAGGATGgaaacaagcaacaacaaaattttctttctctcacTCTCTCTTgactccagaagagttcgcctacatttgacaaagaaaGTTAATTGGAATAACAACGATGACGAATTCACCTTTAAGCTATCGCCGTTCTGGGAACTTAAGGTCCCTAAAACCCTATATCAAAACACTCTCGAGGAAGTAAATTTTTGAAACCTTTTCTCACTCTGATTTCCATATAAACTTATAGTCACgtgaaaatgtttaaaattcagTCAGGTTTGACTGCCAGGATTGGAAGAAGCAAAGTAATTTTTCCGAAGACGCTATGTATTGGTTAGACCCTGATGGAGGAAACCATTCAAACGCGTTCCTGGCGTATTGTGACATGACGTCATACAATGGAGGATGGACCATGTGTTACACAACTGATGAATTTACCAAACCCAAGACTGAAGTCACCTACAATCCTGAGCTTCCTTATGGAACGGATGGGTACAGAACGAACTGCAACCATATTAACGTAAGTGGATTTAGTGAATCGATAAAGAATCCATTCTCAAGTTGGTGAAATAAGaaggttttttattgttagagTAATGACACATTGGGCGTTACATTGTTGATGCTGCATCTCTAAATAATATTGTAACTTTACATATCAGTTAAACAAACTGGAAAAGAACTCTTCACTCTTTACACACCTAATTATATATCAAGTTTTTGAACAAATTATATTCTTATCTTAGCAGTCTTTATACTTACTTATTCAATTAATTGCCCTGGGCGCTTAtgaatttttggaccttgagagtgggcgcttactCGAGGTGGCCCCTTAtttgaggctgggcgcttatcaaattttcaccattttcagcaagtgtagtatgcaTTTTTTGGAACCAAACAATAAATGCtcataacaaaacgcgaagatgtaacaatgcaaggtttctgtaaaatactttgaagaaaacgCGTATCCGTCTTCgtggaagtctcttattagcacttattatttaattttttgtgtgtgtcggagggggaagggggtagGGTTGGGGTAGGGGTGGGCACTTATTGAGTTTGAGTTGGAAGGGGAGGGCCGTGGGGTGAGGCTGGGCccttatttagcaattaatgaatgacgctgagtaggatatgaagaattaagaagATCGAGGAGGGTGCTATCCACCGAGGCTGAAGGCCGAGATGGATAACTCCCTTctagatctgcttaattcttcatatgctACGAGAGCCGAATTtgttaattgctttattattcatttaaaataattcctagATTAAAAGCacagctaaaacatgcttacctgcatcgatgttaagtttatcttcgatagtgtacgtttaggtttgtccagctccgcaaatattctccaaatagctgatgtcgccctccgaattgtcttcttgctgtttttgctatgtttttagccattatttcgcctagttccagctgtagttcttactcttgaagcgagtgaagtgtccgccattttagttttcacaaagaaaacaactcaacctcaactccccaggtcttctcggttaacggtgcattaacctgtagaggcttcatttttgacgtcatttcctcgttaaacacaactggtaactggttatggtgaattatgcgagtgcttctagccaatcagaattagggacatattttgaaggaataataataagtttttctgcctttaggatgggggcttattcgaggtgggcgctaattcgaggttgggcgcttattcgaataaatacggtactttgTTTTACGTTATTAGAGTATTCTATtgattgtattgtattgttgtTTAGTCCATctaattcttggtttgcaaacACGTAACAAGGAGGCTatgttgggggtcaatacaattgaattttttctcgaaaaatttacatgaaaatagagcttagttcccagaggagaaaaatgcttttgttcttgaccaccaacgtGGGCGCCGTGATCTCACATGTAAACCGGCAATAGATGAACCTTGTATTGTAAAGATGTCCTTCCTCCCCCCTCCGCAATTAGTTTATAAGCTATTCGTGGGTGGGAAAATAATGTTATTAGTTATATGTTGAAcctcaataaaattttttgttgttgtttgttgttatGGTGGTGCAACTGTCAAAACAATCTGTATTCGCGGCCGATTTCCCGAAATCATTGTGCTAAAGAAACCGTGCTGCAcctgtcaggagcccataactgaTGTATTACTAAATACTCCTACACTTAGGCTCATGCGCGGTACCGTTTTTTTTAACACAATTAATTCAAATGACCGGAAATCAGCCAGGAGTAAAGTTTGTTATTCATTGTTATGACAGTTGTTCCATAACCTGCAtaagtagcctgttccaagcgttcagatcgTGGGAACGGGGCAGACGGCGCAAAGAGATGTTTCGGCAGAAAAAAAACTGCGAGGTGGGTAGAGGCAGCCTTCTCTCCTCGTTCCTCCCCGCTAAGGACTTTTCGCCAGGACTGAGACAGCTGTTTTATGTGGCTAGATATCATTTAGGTaaagttaaactcgagcgagttggccagcggtcttctcccacttctgtatgtgacctacggggcggcccgcggggaattgcagggctccttgtgtgcCCTTTTTCTAatgttgctttgcattgtagcttgctgatcgtagcggatcaatttttgccttcttgcgaatcattgcggattcttgctccctctcctccctctCTGCCTGGTGGTTTGGTAAATCATCAGTTTTCTCAGGTAAGTATCTCCactgaatttattcagtgtgacggtgccggtTAGTGGCCGCTCTTGGGGTGGCtcccgcttccagggttgccatggatacctcctctctgcttattgcatttggccTCCCACTAACCTTCAAGGCACCTGCTCCTAAGCTCATTATTAGCGATGAGTTTAACGCAGGCTTGAGTTGCACCACTGCTCGCGCTCGTAAAGAGTTCTTTCTCAGTTTGTTTAATTGATATTTAATCATACAAAGTATTCCATTTTGTGGTGAACCTTCAAAAATTTAGATTGTTATCTTGAAGTTAGAGTATCCCTATCTCCCGGGAGGGATACTCCTGGAAATTCTTGGCttggtgtgccgcccggttcttaaaatcctgaccctatttcagaccaaaaaatgtcattttcagtcctggcctctaaaatccatacccgttttcagacctggaggTGGTCACAAAACGCAACACAACATTTTTAGATAAAACAGAAATTATGTCGTCATTGCTGAGattaaaacagcaacaaaaacatttcttaaaatccatttcgaattcgtatattacactttctttcttattcatgtggaattgaaacgacgaaCACATTGATAAACAACCGTAGTTCCTTCGTAAAGTTATTTGAGTTAgttcattgaaatatttttgttttctaacgtGCATACTAGAGAGAGATCTTTACGTTTCAATTGAAACTGCATGCGTTTTGCCTTTCTGCCGGACAAAATCGAACTAAGCGCGTCGATTGAGTTAGATTGGTTCGATGCAGTTCGGTAATCCGGAGAACTCACCGaaaagtttcagttcgattatgttcgatcACCGAACCAATCGAACAAAGATCCGACTGATTGAGCTCGATTGTTCGATTATCGACGTCGGGTATATTCCCATATATGGTTTTTATATTCGGGGCATATACAGAACACAGGACAGAAGCTAAGGTTCTGCCTTTGTATGTGTAGATAGTCGgattaattcaagctattttgCTGTCATGAGAATAGTTCCTTTGAGAAAATCCAGTGCCCAAAAGAGAACCAAAACAACCATTTTTGAATAGACTTAACATTCCTTATcactcattcaaaatattttcccgattctgattggctaaaagcacacgcataattcaccttaaccagctactgatgaccaaatttggaagaattttgcgattaatcaaccgatgacgtcaaaagtgcagcttccttgcgggttaatgcaccgttaaccgagaagacctggggacgaggttgagttgttttggttatgaaaacaaaaatgtcgGACATTTCattcgtttcaagagtaagaactaggctaAATAATTGccaaaaacatggcaagaagagcaagaagacaactcgaacggcgacatctgctatttggagaatatctgCGGGGCTgtacaaccctaaacgtgcactacgAGTCTCTCGAAGATGAAcgtaacatcgatggaggtgcgcatgttttagctatgtttttaaacaaggaattgttttgaatgaataataaaacaattattgaattggccgtttgtatcatatgaagaattatggagatctcgaaATACACCcacctcgatctccataatgcttcataagatactcagcctcattcattaattgttaattaattatttctgttttttcccAAGTTTAGTGAAATTATCTTTATTGATCACCAAACTGGGAATAAGTCCTACTTCACAAACGCAGGCGTTACAAAGATAAAGGCCGATGGTAACTATGGCAACAGAGCTGATACCTATGGATTATGGCACGGCTTCGGATCAATGAATGATGATTACGAGTATCAACTGTTGATTTGTGATAATGAATTTTACTCTGGCTTCCTCGTGTCTGGTTACCGCAAAATAATAGTATCTGAACGAGGTTGTTACAAGGAATGCAGTGATTGGTGTGGTGATTTCACGTCGCCGTACTTTCGCACAGCCGCTAATGGTTCAGATGGTAATGGCGTCGCGTTCAACACCAACGGACACCGGTCATTAGCCAATCGACTGATCAGTGTTGGGCTGCGATAAGACGTCTCTGAGGAAAATAATGATACCACACACCCCCAGAACAGACTTTTGATGGAAAAAGCCCCCAAGGGGTGAGGGGGCGGGGAGTGGACGCTCTTGAAATTGTTGAGCCAAAAGACAGCCTCTTTATGATACAGCATTTCTGCATCCATAGGAACCTTTTTGCATCGTTTTAGTTCACAATGTATGATTAGGTAGTAGCTTGTAAATAATATATGCTTCGCCTTGACCTTTAATCAGAGGCGTTCTCGTGATTTAAGAATATTTGCAActgatttatttttacttttttagctTAAGAAGACTGAGAAAGTGTAGCTGAGTCTGATATTTGAGGGAAATCTTCAAAGAAGGCAACTTTATTTAATTACTTTTGCACAAATACAGAATCATATAATTATATATCGTAGAAGCAGTTCAACGTCAAAATTCGTAATCTATATATCTGTTAAAAGCAAGATTTCCTGACCAAATGAATGTAAAATGACATTATATGTTAATTAGCATTCTTTCTACCCATTTATCTATAACAAAGTTCAATAATCTCTGAACAAATGAAAGCTAGTTTACATAAACGAAGTTTTTCAACATAACATTGACTGATCAGTCTGAAGTCCACGTTTCCATACtatcttcaaaataatttcttaCTCAGAAAgaattctttatatttttctgaGTATTTTTGGACATGAAGCAGGCATGTCGAATAAAAGTTTTTGTTCAAAATGTTCCATATAGGGGATTAAAACGTGGCTAAACTAAAGCACATTTAAACATGCTAGGCCGCGGTGGAGTCCACAGAGACTTGTATATAGTCTCTTTGATCATTTCAAGTAGTATTCACACGGCCGAAGACTGAGCCCACTGTTGTGATTGGTTGCTTTTAACGGACATGGAATCTGGTGTGGTGGGCACTTCCACTGATGAACGAGCCAGGATCTCTCGTTCCAGTTCTTCGCACTTTTGACGCAGCTGAAAAGTAACCAATTTGTGAAGAAGAGTTAAGCTTGAAACAAAGACAACGTGGACGGGGATGGAAATGGTTTTCACGGCTACAGAAAATCCATACCTTATTGAATGGTAaccaacccccaccccccacccccttctgTCTCACTGTAAAAAGGTGATCTTCAGCTGTGAAAGGACTCATTTGTAAAAATAACGATTAGCAAGAAATGAAAGTAAGTTTTCTCAGAGACTGCACTCtatt is a genomic window containing:
- the LOC140948273 gene encoding uncharacterized protein, which produces MILFCILMNSLLPAFSEEYLDGTKSLKRHSGNGLAFANFAVHKFHHLNITPLVSASVKNVKDCGRLCVDHLSCFSVNFAAFFHEEGLILCELLPSDKYNNSDKFLDSVVFHHLSIKTPCSSDPCMNSGTCVAKYEDDEYHCACAEGFLGKYCEEKVRFDCQDWKKQSNFSEDAMYWLDPDGGNHSNAFLAYCDMTSYNGGWTMCYTTDEFTKPKTEVTYNPELPYGTDGYRTNCNHINFSEIIFIDHQTGNKSYFTNAGVTKIKADGNYGNRADTYGLWHGFGSMNDDYEYQLLICDNEFYSGFLVSGYRKIIVSERGCYKECSDWCGDFTSPYFRTAANGSDGNGVAFNTNGHRSLANRLISVGLR